The following proteins come from a genomic window of Flavobacteriaceae bacterium MAR_2010_188:
- a CDS encoding Sterol desaturase/sphingolipid hydroxylase, fatty acid hydroxylase superfamily, whose product MVESLINYFENIPSSHRSLILIGGITFFWLLEGALPLFKFTYKKWKHALPNFFFTLTTIIINFAFAFLLLWTADWVTANDFGIINWLPEMPLLIYVLLGVMLLDFFGAYLAHLVEHKINVLWMVHLVHHTDHNVDTTTANRHHPIESVIRFIFTLAGVFIVGAPIGIILLYQSLSVVFAQLNHANIKFSKPVDKALSYVFVSPDMHKIHHHYVLPYTDSNYGNIFSIWDRLLGTYSYMEREDLVYGVDVFPDEKENSSIVNLLKQPFQNYSRPTIYNKNE is encoded by the coding sequence TTGGTCGAAAGTCTAATAAATTATTTTGAAAATATTCCTTCATCTCACCGAAGTTTAATACTTATTGGTGGTATAACTTTTTTTTGGTTGTTGGAAGGCGCGCTTCCGCTTTTTAAGTTTACCTATAAAAAATGGAAACATGCACTGCCAAATTTCTTTTTTACGCTAACCACTATTATTATAAATTTTGCTTTTGCCTTTCTTCTTTTATGGACTGCCGATTGGGTAACTGCTAATGATTTTGGAATCATCAATTGGTTGCCAGAAATGCCACTTCTAATCTATGTTTTGCTGGGAGTGATGCTACTCGATTTCTTTGGAGCGTATCTCGCACATTTGGTAGAGCATAAAATCAATGTGCTTTGGATGGTACACTTGGTGCATCATACCGATCATAATGTCGATACTACTACCGCAAATCGGCATCATCCGATAGAAAGTGTTATCCGCTTTATTTTCACCTTAGCCGGAGTTTTTATAGTTGGAGCACCGATTGGTATAATTCTGCTTTACCAATCATTATCGGTTGTGTTTGCGCAATTAAATCACGCAAACATAAAATTCTCTAAGCCTGTCGATAAGGCCTTAAGCTACGTATTTGTTTCACCAGATATGCACAAAATTCACCATCATTACGTGCTGCCTTATACGGATTCTAATTACGGGAATATTTTTTCTATTTGGGATAGGCTTTTGGGAACGTATAGTTATATGGAAAGGGAAGATTTGGTCTATGGGGTCGATGTGTTCCCAGATGAAAAAGAAAATAGCAGCATCGTAAACCTGCTTAAGCAACCTTTTCAAAATTATAGTCGACCTACAATTTATAATAAGAATGAATAA